A stretch of Dama dama isolate Ldn47 chromosome 22, ASM3311817v1, whole genome shotgun sequence DNA encodes these proteins:
- the LOC133043482 gene encoding 1-acylglycerol-3-phosphate O-acyltransferase PNPLA3-like produces the protein MYDPERGWSLSFAGCGFLGFYHVGVTSCLSERAPHLLRQARKFFGASAGALHCAFYLAGIPLEQRLQILMDLVRTVRSRNLGILHPAFSLSKYIRDGLHRHLPDNVHQLLSGKMVISLTRVSDRENVLVSDFHSKAEVVDALYCSSYIPVVFGLIPPSFRGVRYVDGGISDNLPFIDSKTTITVSPFYGESDISPRVKSTFLLHESFTTLNMHFCTENLYLMFQSLFPPDVKVLGELCLQGYLDALRFLEKNGIRDGPHLCLSASPAESEPEAEPEAEPESLEPFLGVATREAWPEREELLEHLRLGVLSWDESVLETLSPRLTMALRNAMRNRDGYINKIFSFFPVKIMSYVMLPCTLPVESAVAVVQRLVTWLPDMPSDIQWLWWATSHMCSQAMVHLLPASRSQIPASGQGPSSTNQNTVGAARLPPPPWTHRGQS, from the exons ATGTACGACCCTGAGCGCGGCTGGAGCCTGTCCTTCGCCGGCTGCGGCTTCTTGGGCTTCTACCACGTCGGGGTGACCAGCTGCCTGAGCGAGCGCGCCCCGCACCTCCTTCGCCAGGCGCGCAAGTTCTTCGGCGCCTCGGCGGGCGCGCTGCACTGCGCCTTCTACCTCGCCGGGATCCCTCTGG AGCAGAGATTGCAGATCCTCATGGACCTCGTCCGGACCGTCAGGAGCCGGAACTTGGGGATCCTCCACCCAGCCTTCAGCTTGAGCAAGTACATCCGAGACGGTCTCCACAGACACCTCCCCGACAATGTCCACCAGCTGCTCTCTGGCAAGATGGTCATCTCACTTACCAGAGTGTCCGACAGAGAAAACGTGCTGGTGTCGGATTTTCATTCCAAAGCTGAAGTCGTGGAC GCCTTGTATTGTTCCTCGTACATCCCTGTCGTCTTTGGCTTGATCCCCCCTTCCTTCAGAGGCGTG CGATATGTGGACGGAGGAATAAGTGATAATTTACCCTTCATTGATTCCAAAACAACCATCACTGTGTCCCCCTTCTATGGGGAGAGCGACATCAGCCCCAGAGTCAAGTCCACGTTCTTACTGCACGAAAGCTTCACCACGCTCAACATGCACTTCTGCACAGAGAACCTCTACCTGATGTTCCAGTCACTCTTCCCCCCGGATGTCAAG GTGCTTGGAGAGCTGTGCCTTCAAGGATATTTAGACGCGCTCAGGTTCTTGGAGAAGAATG GCATCCGCGACGGGCCCCATCTGTGCCTGAGTGCGTCCCCAGCAGAGTCGGAGCCAGAGGCGGAGCCGGAGGCGGAGCCTGAGAGCCTGGAGCCTTTTCTGGGCGTGGCCACCCGGGAGGCGTGGCCTGAGCGAGAGGAGCTGCTGGAACACCTGCGCCTTGGGGTGCTCTCGTGGGACGAGAGCGTCCTGGAGACCCTGTCGCCCAGGCTCACCATGG CACTGAGGAACGCAATGAGAAACCGAGACGGGTACATAAACAAGATTTTCAGCTTCTTCCCAGTTAAGATCATGTCCTACGTGATGCTGCCCTGCACACTGCCGGTGGAGTCTGCCGTCGCTGTGGTCCAGAG ACTGGTGACGTGGCTTCCAGACATGCCCAGTGACATCCAGTGGCTGTGGTGGGCCACCTCCCACATGTGTTCCCAGGCCATGGTGCATCTGCTCCCCGCGTCCAG ATCCCAAATCCCAGCAAGCGGCCAAGGGCCTTCCTCCACAAACCAGAACACCGTGGGCGCCGCCAGGCTCCCTCCTCCTCCATGGACCCACAGAGGCCAGAGCTGA